One segment of Variovorax sp. PAMC28562 DNA contains the following:
- a CDS encoding FliH/SctL family protein — MQSLNNLRNCGLIASEDIAHVARWQFGAVAPDSGEPESGISDPQALRAAHAEGHAEGFAAGRAQVLAEAEAQHAMYRANEGQEAARRLAALLQSAEAGLAEAQQSIARGTLEIACALARQVLRHELATDPNSLEPVVHEALSLLLADGRSATVRLSPVDFDLLDGPLRAQFAGQPVTVLSDNAVQPGDCLVESAGAVVDGSVASRWSRAVASLGLSMPWHEESNGANSDAA; from the coding sequence ATGCAGAGCCTGAACAATCTTCGAAATTGCGGGCTGATCGCCAGCGAAGACATCGCGCATGTCGCGCGCTGGCAGTTCGGCGCGGTAGCCCCCGACAGCGGCGAGCCCGAGAGCGGCATCTCCGATCCCCAGGCCTTGCGCGCCGCCCATGCCGAAGGGCACGCCGAAGGTTTTGCGGCGGGTCGCGCCCAGGTGCTGGCGGAGGCCGAAGCCCAGCATGCGATGTACCGCGCCAATGAAGGACAAGAGGCGGCACGCCGGCTCGCCGCGTTGCTGCAATCTGCCGAAGCCGGCCTCGCGGAAGCGCAGCAATCGATTGCGCGCGGCACGCTCGAAATCGCCTGCGCCCTGGCGCGCCAGGTGCTGCGCCATGAACTCGCGACCGACCCGAATTCGCTCGAACCCGTTGTGCACGAGGCGTTGTCGTTGCTGCTCGCCGATGGCCGCAGCGCCACCGTGCGGCTGTCGCCCGTCGACTTCGATTTGCTCGACGGACCCTTGCGTGCGCAGTTTGCCGGTCAGCCCGTCACCGTGCTCTCCGACAACGCGGTGCAGCCCGGCGATTGCCTGGTCGAATCGGCCGGTGCGGTGGTCGACGGCAGCGTGGCGTCGCGCTGGTCGCGTGCGGTGGCGAGCCTCGGGCTGTCGATGCCGTGGCACGAGGAGAGCAATGGAGCAAACAGCGATGCCGCCTGA